A genomic stretch from Leptospira licerasiae serovar Varillal str. VAR 010 includes:
- a CDS encoding DNA-processing protein DprA, which yields MDFLSLSSPSLYKILSRSGFLSQSLSPSEVLEKLERILPKDLKEKAKFDSKNYSSSLKKLGTEIVSYFDPEYPDLLKEIYDPPPNLFCFGNIELLKLSYLAVVGTRKVSPITLNYSKLIPDFVNSLGLDGIVSGLALGVDKAAMLQALDQEMPVIGVMGTGPEKEYPYENRNLYKRMKSSINGLVITECPPGFEVRKYAFPKRNRIITGISPSLLVMEAPSKSGALSSAFNAISQDRDVFVFDHPLQTQNQGGKKLLFEGATFASFDNCQKEGEKIFHLEEILPSTFEEVPGMLARLGKNKLNGNWIDIGNGFIQSVQ from the coding sequence ATGGATTTTCTTTCTCTTTCTTCTCCAAGTTTATATAAGATCCTAAGCAGATCCGGATTTTTATCCCAGAGCCTCTCTCCATCGGAGGTTCTGGAAAAATTAGAAAGAATACTCCCCAAAGACCTAAAAGAAAAAGCGAAGTTCGATTCTAAAAATTATTCTTCTTCCCTAAAAAAGCTGGGAACGGAGATCGTTTCCTACTTCGATCCGGAATACCCGGATCTTTTAAAAGAGATCTACGATCCACCGCCGAATTTATTCTGCTTCGGCAACATAGAACTCTTAAAACTTTCTTATTTGGCAGTTGTAGGAACAAGAAAAGTTTCTCCAATTACATTAAATTATTCTAAACTAATTCCGGATTTTGTAAATTCTCTTGGACTAGACGGCATTGTTTCCGGCCTAGCGTTAGGAGTTGATAAGGCGGCAATGTTACAAGCCTTGGATCAAGAAATGCCTGTAATCGGAGTCATGGGCACCGGACCCGAAAAAGAATACCCCTACGAAAATAGGAATTTATATAAGAGAATGAAATCTTCCATCAACGGTTTAGTGATCACCGAATGTCCTCCCGGTTTTGAAGTCAGAAAATATGCGTTCCCAAAAAGAAACAGGATCATCACTGGGATCTCACCTTCCCTATTAGTCATGGAAGCTCCTTCTAAAAGCGGAGCATTATCTTCAGCATTTAATGCGATCTCACAAGATAGAGATGTTTTTGTTTTTGATCATCCCTTACAAACTCAGAACCAAGGCGGAAAAAAATTGCTCTTTGAAGGAGCTACTTTTGCCTCCTTTGATAATTGTCAAAAAGAAGGAGAGAAAATTTTCCATTTGGAAGAAATTCTTCCATCCACCTTCGAAGAAGTTCCCGGAATGCTTGCTCGATTGGGAAAAAACAAATTGAATGGTAATTGGATCGATATAGGGAACGGCTTCATTCAATCCGTTCAATAA
- a CDS encoding lipoprotein LipL41: MKKISALLLAGAIAFSVSNCGEKVEVEYPVFPKSKEGRQLQKFLGSIRNVGLAVEKPQKSLWETVFGAGSSFIDQMPSKVFEAFDKETYYKLIDLSKRADSINEASLTLTGITKSRVKLGNQLGAEAILHIGYQKPYTECGSEMMVDYGAAALKVGGAIASMASGRNVDTGSGPVSKQTGIRYMLIPLDATLIKVETGEVKKAVVSNPAKVDAGVGNLDCPSVLDSFGKALDEAALYIKDRLSPKVKTEYIKVFKEDEDPEVAGYLDDGYQEITGETPSFKKAKENWEKADKKAGGKSWGAKANLGTYYFQAGDFEKAIKFYEDAMKLNGADKNYVRELRKRVEAAAAVDDTEK, translated from the coding sequence ATGAAAAAAATCTCTGCTCTGCTCCTCGCAGGAGCTATTGCATTTTCGGTTTCCAACTGCGGCGAAAAAGTTGAAGTCGAATACCCTGTTTTTCCTAAATCAAAAGAGGGACGCCAGCTTCAAAAATTCCTAGGCTCTATCCGCAATGTTGGATTAGCAGTCGAAAAACCCCAAAAAAGTCTTTGGGAAACCGTTTTCGGAGCAGGTTCCAGCTTTATCGATCAAATGCCTTCTAAAGTTTTCGAAGCTTTCGACAAGGAAACTTATTACAAACTGATCGACCTAAGCAAAAGAGCTGACTCTATCAATGAGGCTTCTTTAACTCTTACCGGAATTACTAAAAGTCGTGTGAAACTCGGAAACCAATTAGGTGCTGAGGCAATTCTTCATATCGGTTATCAAAAACCATACACTGAATGCGGAAGCGAGATGATGGTAGATTACGGCGCGGCTGCGTTGAAAGTAGGTGGAGCTATCGCTTCTATGGCATCTGGCAGAAATGTTGATACCGGAAGCGGACCTGTTAGCAAACAAACCGGTATCCGTTATATGTTGATTCCTCTAGATGCTACTTTGATCAAAGTAGAAACTGGAGAAGTTAAAAAGGCTGTAGTTTCTAACCCTGCAAAAGTTGACGCAGGAGTTGGTAACTTGGATTGCCCTTCCGTTCTTGACTCTTTCGGAAAAGCTTTAGACGAAGCTGCTCTTTACATCAAAGACAGACTTTCTCCAAAAGTTAAAACCGAGTATATCAAAGTATTCAAAGAAGACGAAGATCCTGAAGTTGCAGGATACCTTGACGACGGATACCAAGAGATCACCGGAGAAACTCCTAGCTTCAAAAAAGCGAAAGAGAACTGGGAAAAGGCTGATAAAAAAGCTGGTGGAAAGTCTTGGGGAGCGAAAGCAAACCTAGGAACCTACTACTTCCAGGCTGGAGACTTCGAAAAAGCTATCAAGTTTTACGAAGACGCGATGAAACTCAACGGAGCTGACAAGAACTACGTGAGAGAACTTCGTAAACGTGTAGAAGCTGCTGCTGCAGTTGATGACACTGAAAAATAA
- a CDS encoding HTTM domain-containing protein, whose protein sequence is MSLWNRYRSELFEQSPAWSLGFFRFGFGIILFFISARYLHYGWVQKYFIEPSFHFKHFGFSWVGVIPGPLLYSVFIILCITALFISLGVLYRTSIFIYWVGFSYFNLIDVSTYLNHYYLVFLLLFLLFWIPADRCFSLSHFLEAYRNGKWNTPKIPNWSLWILRFQIGCVYFFGGLAKLVPDWLFYAQPLRIWLVRNTDFPVIGGFFSYPIAGYIFSYAGLFFDLFIPFCLLKKSLRPWAYGFVLIFHILTWRLFPIGMFPWIMIFSALLFFPPDWPIKARGFLKRRGIFPYGELRNLFKTVWIKLPVTFRFLSAKTLLILLQTLKKPNIWGKNLETKLYEFTSLFSSKFGTWAISFYILIQILFPLRHFLYPGNHLWTEQGFRFAWHIMLIQKNGIASFQVVNLRTGEVQYVLPESYLNEIQKTMMSTQPDLILQFAHFLGEKEKKRTGDDAAVYAEVRVSLNGKKGLPFVDPKRDLMKVKDDFFPKDWILPDFK, encoded by the coding sequence TTGTCTCTCTGGAATCGGTATAGGTCCGAATTATTCGAACAATCTCCAGCTTGGTCCTTAGGATTTTTCAGATTTGGGTTCGGTATTATTTTATTTTTCATATCGGCTCGCTATCTTCATTACGGCTGGGTGCAAAAGTATTTTATAGAGCCCAGCTTTCATTTTAAACATTTCGGATTTTCTTGGGTAGGGGTAATTCCAGGACCTCTTCTATATTCCGTATTTATAATATTATGCATAACTGCTTTATTTATTTCCCTGGGAGTTTTATATAGGACCTCCATTTTTATTTATTGGGTAGGATTTTCCTATTTTAATCTTATAGATGTTTCCACTTATCTGAATCATTATTATTTAGTTTTTCTATTGTTATTTCTTTTGTTTTGGATCCCGGCGGATCGCTGTTTTTCTTTATCTCATTTTTTAGAAGCATACCGAAACGGAAAATGGAATACTCCTAAAATCCCGAATTGGTCCTTGTGGATCTTAAGATTCCAAATCGGTTGCGTTTATTTTTTTGGGGGCTTAGCAAAATTAGTTCCGGACTGGTTGTTTTATGCCCAGCCTCTTAGGATCTGGTTGGTTCGAAATACCGACTTTCCTGTGATTGGCGGATTTTTTTCTTATCCGATCGCAGGTTACATTTTTAGTTATGCCGGATTATTTTTTGATCTGTTTATTCCTTTCTGTCTTTTGAAAAAAAGTTTGAGGCCTTGGGCCTACGGTTTCGTTCTGATCTTTCATATTCTCACATGGAGGTTGTTTCCGATTGGAATGTTTCCTTGGATCATGATCTTCTCCGCTTTATTGTTTTTTCCGCCGGACTGGCCAATCAAAGCCAGAGGATTTCTGAAAAGGAGAGGGATTTTTCCTTACGGAGAATTGAGAAACTTATTCAAAACGGTTTGGATCAAACTTCCCGTAACCTTCCGATTTCTTTCTGCAAAAACTTTGTTAATACTTTTGCAAACTTTAAAAAAACCAAATATATGGGGGAAAAACCTCGAAACTAAGCTATACGAGTTCACTTCCCTATTTTCTTCCAAGTTCGGGACTTGGGCGATTTCCTTCTATATTTTAATCCAAATACTTTTTCCTCTCAGACATTTTTTGTATCCTGGAAATCATCTTTGGACGGAGCAAGGCTTTAGATTCGCATGGCATATCATGCTTATCCAAAAGAATGGTATCGCAAGTTTCCAAGTGGTCAATTTGCGGACAGGAGAAGTCCAATACGTTCTGCCTGAATCTTATTTGAACGAAATCCAGAAAACGATGATGAGCACTCAACCAGATCTGATACTTCAATTCGCCCACTTTTTGGGCGAGAAGGAAAAGAAAAGGACCGGTGACGACGCTGCAGTTTACGCAGAAGTAAGGGTTTCTTTAAACGGCAAAAAGGGCCTTCCATTCGTCGATCCAAAGAGAGATCTAATGAAAGTGAAGGACGACTTCTTTCCTAAAGATTGGATCCTTCCCGATTTTAAATAA
- the lep gene encoding LipL41-expression chaperone Lep, whose product MTLKNKKFQLSFGFEKSGRITSAFLLCSVFFLSDCNRTKPNLEECSDAQIHISKLIANDETMEKGVQALMLRSILKPETSEAIIRSCVQNKSLLQVQCELSKEKYSELQDCKKHAPKREENEG is encoded by the coding sequence ATGACACTGAAAAATAAGAAATTTCAACTTTCTTTCGGTTTCGAGAAAAGCGGGCGGATAACGTCCGCTTTTCTTTTATGTAGCGTATTCTTCTTGTCCGACTGCAACAGAACGAAACCGAATTTAGAAGAATGTTCCGACGCTCAAATCCATATTTCCAAACTGATCGCGAACGACGAAACTATGGAAAAAGGTGTCCAAGCATTAATGCTCAGGTCCATACTAAAACCTGAGACCAGCGAAGCGATCATCAGAAGTTGTGTGCAGAACAAAAGTTTACTCCAAGTGCAATGTGAACTCTCTAAGGAAAAGTATTCGGAACTACAGGATTGCAAAAAACACGCGCCTAAAAGAGAAGAGAACGAAGGTTGA
- a CDS encoding GNAT family N-acetyltransferase — MDQGKKNNLPQGWRIARPEDLQILIQMEKVVFGNSSWSNYSIQSHIENHPAWIKEDTGYLLYMDLDDFSELLRIGILPEKRKKGEAESVLKKLCDLFPKTILEVSNLNFSAISLYTKLGFMESGRRKSYYGPGEDAILMEKFR; from the coding sequence TTGGATCAGGGAAAAAAGAACAATCTGCCCCAAGGTTGGAGAATTGCCCGACCGGAAGATTTACAAATTCTGATCCAAATGGAAAAAGTGGTCTTTGGAAATTCTTCCTGGTCCAATTATTCCATCCAAAGTCATATCGAAAATCATCCAGCTTGGATAAAAGAAGATACCGGTTATCTACTATATATGGATCTAGACGATTTTTCGGAATTACTTCGGATAGGTATCCTTCCCGAAAAACGTAAAAAAGGAGAAGCGGAGTCCGTTTTAAAAAAATTGTGCGATCTATTTCCTAAAACTATTTTAGAAGTTTCTAATTTGAATTTTTCCGCTATTTCTTTATATACTAAATTAGGTTTTATGGAATCGGGAAGAAGGAAATCCTACTATGGCCCCGGAGAAGACGCGATCTTAATGGAGAAGTTCCGTTAA
- a CDS encoding helix-hairpin-helix domain-containing protein produces the protein MKSDKSEILKEFRTLPGVGKVIAEDLWNLGVRSRAELAKLDPEKLYEEICEYQGTKVDPCMLYVFRCAVYVSATPNPEPEKMKWWFWKDKQLV, from the coding sequence ATGAAGTCGGATAAATCCGAGATATTAAAAGAATTTCGCACTCTTCCCGGAGTGGGCAAAGTGATCGCGGAAGATCTTTGGAATCTAGGAGTTCGCAGTAGAGCGGAACTTGCTAAATTAGATCCAGAAAAATTGTACGAAGAGATTTGCGAATACCAAGGTACTAAAGTAGATCCATGTATGTTGTACGTATTTCGTTGTGCCGTTTACGTTTCCGCAACTCCCAATCCCGAACCTGAAAAAATGAAATGGTGGTTCTGGAAGGACAAACAGCTTGTCTGA
- a CDS encoding AraC family transcriptional regulator, whose amino-acid sequence MSELVRISWSHKESPETYTVLPGEECVIGVQTKGRISLHWDKQSKTLSKAGITGILRGPRTFFSEKNTKSLLVYISPLVLSRMISLPMDQISDCSLSLEDLFSKDMISRLIADCEEADWEGQEATRTLEKFRHILPLREEKEKFVSEAVLRIKSSFGEIGIKGLAEDLGVSQSSLERGFRSRVGLSPKEYAGLVRFRNIFRFYNSSSSLTELALEAGYYDQAHFIREFKKKTGFSPKQWFRQNAGARFELNF is encoded by the coding sequence TTGTCTGAGTTGGTTCGAATTTCCTGGAGCCATAAGGAATCTCCCGAAACTTACACGGTTCTTCCTGGAGAAGAATGTGTGATTGGAGTCCAAACCAAGGGAAGGATTTCTTTACATTGGGATAAACAGTCCAAGACGCTTTCCAAGGCAGGGATCACAGGGATCTTAAGAGGCCCCAGGACATTCTTTTCCGAAAAAAATACAAAATCACTTTTAGTCTATATTTCTCCTTTAGTTCTTTCCAGAATGATCTCTCTTCCGATGGACCAGATCAGCGATTGTAGTTTGTCTTTAGAGGATCTGTTTTCCAAAGATATGATTTCCCGATTGATTGCGGACTGCGAAGAAGCGGATTGGGAAGGGCAGGAGGCAACTCGGACCTTGGAAAAATTTCGGCACATTCTTCCTTTAAGAGAAGAAAAGGAAAAATTTGTCTCAGAAGCGGTTCTTAGGATCAAATCCTCTTTCGGAGAGATCGGGATCAAAGGTTTGGCGGAAGATTTGGGAGTAAGCCAAAGTAGCTTGGAAAGAGGTTTTAGATCCAGAGTAGGTCTAAGTCCGAAAGAGTATGCCGGACTGGTGCGATTCAGAAATATATTCAGATTTTATAATTCTTCTTCCAGCCTGACTGAATTAGCTTTAGAAGCCGGTTATTACGACCAGGCGCATTTTATTAGGGAATTTAAAAAGAAGACCGGTTTTAGTCCGAAACAATGGTTTCGTCAAAATGCTGGCGCACGATTTGAGCTTAATTTTTAG
- the nadA gene encoding quinolinate synthase NadA, which produces MKTIEDIRKSLESTYMEHEIEEKLPLIQEINRLKKEKNAVLLGHNYMTPDVFHGVSDILGDSLFLSKAAAETDADIILFNGVHFMAETAKLMSPEKKVLIADLKAGCSLAESITREDVKKLKSQYPGVPVVTYVNCTAEVKAETDICCTSANAVQIVNSLDSDTVIFLPDEYLAGNVQKQTNKKIISFPGRCMVHEMYTAEDILSVRRQWPGVTVISHPECNTDVVEVSDFAGSTSQMSKYIRDSGAKDVFLVTECSMGDNLRSEFPDRQFVSSCRTCPHMKRITLEKIKDALLYEQFEIKLDPEIVEKGRMAVQRMLEVSYK; this is translated from the coding sequence ATGAAAACCATAGAGGATATTCGAAAATCCCTGGAATCCACTTACATGGAACATGAGATAGAGGAAAAACTTCCTCTCATCCAGGAGATCAACCGTCTCAAAAAAGAAAAAAACGCAGTACTTTTAGGACATAATTATATGACTCCGGATGTTTTCCACGGAGTTTCGGACATACTCGGGGATTCACTCTTTCTGAGTAAAGCCGCTGCGGAAACGGACGCAGACATTATTCTTTTTAACGGGGTCCATTTTATGGCGGAGACTGCAAAGCTTATGTCTCCGGAAAAGAAGGTACTTATCGCCGACCTAAAAGCCGGTTGCTCCCTCGCGGAAAGTATCACTAGAGAAGATGTCAAAAAACTAAAAAGCCAATATCCTGGAGTTCCAGTAGTGACTTACGTTAACTGTACTGCGGAAGTGAAAGCAGAGACAGATATTTGCTGTACTTCTGCAAACGCAGTCCAGATCGTAAATTCATTGGATAGCGACACAGTCATTTTTCTTCCGGACGAATACCTTGCGGGGAATGTGCAAAAACAAACGAACAAAAAGATCATCTCCTTTCCCGGACGTTGTATGGTACATGAAATGTATACTGCGGAAGACATTCTTTCTGTCCGAAGACAATGGCCTGGAGTCACAGTAATCTCTCACCCGGAATGTAACACTGACGTGGTCGAAGTTTCCGACTTCGCCGGATCCACTTCTCAAATGTCCAAGTATATCCGTGATTCAGGAGCAAAGGATGTGTTCTTGGTTACCGAATGTTCTATGGGAGATAATCTAAGATCCGAGTTCCCGGATAGACAGTTTGTTTCTTCTTGCAGGACCTGTCCTCATATGAAACGAATTACATTAGAAAAAATTAAAGATGCACTCTTATACGAACAATTCGAGATCAAGCTAGATCCCGAAATTGTAGAAAAAGGAAGAATGGCAGTCCAAAGAATGCTGGAAGTGAGTTACAAATAG
- the ispF gene encoding 2-C-methyl-D-erythritol 2,4-cyclodiphosphate synthase, with amino-acid sequence MYRIGQGLDFHRLETNQTRPLILGGAIIDSEYALIGHSDADIVIHALADAILGAMGLGDIGQYFPDTDPSLKNMDSKLILQKVLDLAKEKNFSLVNIDCTLIGERPKIAPHRIKIQSSLSNLLGLPEDCVSVKATTTEKMGALGRTEGLGASCVVLLQKN; translated from the coding sequence ATGTATAGAATTGGCCAAGGACTAGACTTTCACAGACTGGAAACAAACCAAACTCGTCCGTTAATTTTAGGCGGAGCTATCATCGATTCGGAATACGCGCTTATCGGCCATTCCGATGCGGATATCGTAATACATGCGTTAGCTGACGCAATTTTGGGAGCGATGGGATTGGGAGATATTGGACAGTATTTTCCGGATACCGATCCTTCTCTCAAAAATATGGATTCTAAATTGATCCTGCAAAAAGTTTTAGATCTTGCTAAAGAGAAAAATTTCAGCTTGGTAAATATCGACTGCACTTTGATAGGTGAAAGACCCAAAATTGCTCCGCATAGAATTAAAATACAATCTTCTCTTTCTAATTTATTAGGACTTCCTGAAGATTGTGTTTCAGTGAAAGCGACTACTACCGAAAAAATGGGAGCCTTGGGCAGAACCGAAGGATTGGGCGCAAGTTGCGTGGTACTTTTGCAGAAAAATTAA
- a CDS encoding hemerythrin domain-containing protein, with protein sequence MQNNRKKVYDFPHKALRYGISKLVQEAGRTNYSDPRDVTQLFELGKEIFQMLKIHARDEEGVSLKHLEEKDPQASLKDKEEHKYLEKKIVELDSLLDRIKKEGEQAPVLAEEFYTKLIRFQTDYFSHMTREEEETQVSLHLYFSDPELDDHQKEIMSSLGGDEFKIWAKYLIPNVPTPIKNRFEEMLKTFT encoded by the coding sequence ATGCAAAACAACCGTAAGAAAGTATACGATTTCCCTCATAAGGCTCTACGTTACGGGATCTCGAAATTAGTACAAGAAGCAGGTAGGACGAATTATTCCGATCCGAGAGATGTGACTCAACTTTTCGAATTGGGTAAAGAGATCTTTCAAATGTTAAAGATCCATGCAAGAGATGAAGAAGGAGTGAGTTTAAAACATTTAGAAGAAAAAGACCCCCAAGCTTCTCTCAAAGATAAAGAAGAACATAAATATCTGGAAAAAAAAATAGTAGAGCTGGATTCTCTTTTAGATCGGATCAAAAAAGAAGGCGAACAGGCTCCGGTCCTCGCAGAGGAATTTTATACGAAACTAATTCGTTTCCAAACGGATTACTTCTCTCATATGACCAGGGAAGAAGAGGAAACCCAAGTTAGTCTGCATTTATATTTTTCCGATCCTGAGCTTGACGATCACCAAAAAGAGATTATGAGTTCCTTGGGTGGAGACGAGTTTAAGATCTGGGCCAAATATTTGATCCCGAATGTTCCGACTCCGATCAAAAATAGATTCGAGGAAATGTTAAAAACTTTTACTTGA
- a CDS encoding tetratricopeptide repeat protein — translation MRIIFLLLFIFLISDCKNLSKFSGKNTKPPTVEDLEAWKRRLNMDESEIIELEKKIREMASKTRSAGALSWKIAQGYMKIGDYDLASKYYNKAIQEEGSGKTEVIGADVHFFESSLPYFDKAQLLMPVDQQLLFETALSYANASKDRGWEPKRRQIAIEIFQSLSRQDIRDSRFPYQLALIYFDSSMADSSWEGINAGFQDQEKAFTLLDSILKKEPRNVPVLFAKGNFLYRSGKVQEAKDIYLHLKNTIEGLKKDGFIKEDLNENESYKNVINNLNKMESSEN, via the coding sequence ATGAGGATTATATTCCTTCTTCTTTTTATATTTCTGATTTCAGATTGTAAGAACCTAAGTAAATTCTCAGGAAAGAATACAAAACCTCCAACCGTCGAGGATCTAGAAGCTTGGAAACGCCGTTTGAATATGGACGAATCCGAGATCATAGAATTAGAAAAGAAGATCCGAGAAATGGCCTCCAAAACCAGATCCGCGGGAGCTCTTAGTTGGAAGATCGCGCAAGGGTATATGAAGATCGGAGATTACGATCTAGCATCTAAATATTATAATAAAGCTATCCAAGAAGAAGGTTCCGGAAAAACGGAAGTGATCGGCGCAGACGTTCACTTTTTCGAATCTTCCCTACCATATTTCGATAAAGCGCAACTTTTAATGCCTGTGGATCAACAGCTACTTTTCGAAACCGCTCTCTCTTATGCCAACGCTTCCAAGGACAGAGGTTGGGAACCTAAAAGAAGACAGATCGCAATCGAGATTTTCCAATCGCTTTCAAGACAGGATATTAGGGATTCAAGATTTCCATACCAATTGGCTTTGATCTACTTTGATTCGTCTATGGCGGACTCCTCTTGGGAAGGGATCAATGCGGGTTTCCAAGACCAAGAGAAAGCATTTACTCTTTTGGATTCTATCCTAAAAAAAGAACCTCGCAATGTTCCAGTGTTATTCGCTAAAGGAAATTTTTTATATAGATCAGGAAAGGTGCAAGAAGCAAAAGATATCTATCTACATTTAAAAAACACGATAGAAGGCCTTAAAAAAGACGGGTTCATCAAAGAAGATCTGAATGAGAACGAATCTTATAAAAATGTAATTAACAATCTAAACAAAATGGAATCCTCCGAGAATTAA
- a CDS encoding B12-binding domain-containing radical SAM protein, translated as MAKLKLVQLPVPPPTAFAATGNVPLAAGCLAVSARENGLEKKGLELEVLDPDITDKEGDSQLADRIAKDEPEFLGFSLYLWNTERSLHLAKEVKRRSPSTKILIGGPEVNPDNPFVLSETGYDIAVSGEAEHTFFALMDTLLKKEDPRKLPNIAVREQNGKMGMFSREENASFPLTSYPSPYLQGFVPVDPARSTYLETVRGCRSQCTYCFYPKSSNVLRTLDIPETIKLLANLKDKGAKELVFLDPTFNHRPGFEEFLDAIIDVNSDRSMTMFGELRSEGITEKIADKLALAGFNRIELGMQSINKETLKRVKRFGSPEKVAEAARMLADRGIELLLDLIIGLPGDTPDDVMEGIEFFYGHGLGEWVQVFPLSILPGTAMRKDAESEGLIYLPKPPYRVIRTPNFSPEELSSTLFRSEDRLDRRLDETPRSLLSDPDPKVPDIFSFSPGLSEKFGLEDFSLSGARHVSIWWRGDNLEKSKKEFFDRLNDRFTKDPFAVTDIVLYPRSTFDPELVTEIMEEFSKVPASYLSRTLAHRGENMLHRIVLVLPYGISFPLEWVSEIREYIPVFQEMEWEEAVRKSSELGGEFPGARIISKNENSAAWKILKENSDPESVTFADRVLEKRWCWEVLGYSEK; from the coding sequence ATGGCAAAGTTAAAATTAGTTCAATTGCCTGTTCCTCCTCCTACGGCCTTTGCCGCTACTGGAAATGTTCCTTTGGCAGCGGGCTGTTTGGCTGTTTCCGCTCGAGAGAATGGCCTGGAAAAAAAAGGACTGGAGTTGGAAGTTCTGGATCCTGATATCACCGATAAAGAAGGCGATAGCCAACTTGCCGACAGGATCGCAAAAGATGAGCCAGAGTTTTTAGGATTCTCACTGTATCTCTGGAATACGGAACGAAGTCTTCATCTCGCAAAAGAAGTAAAACGTAGATCTCCATCCACTAAAATACTCATCGGTGGACCGGAAGTAAATCCCGACAATCCGTTCGTTCTTTCCGAAACAGGTTACGATATAGCGGTTTCCGGAGAAGCAGAACATACATTCTTTGCTTTGATGGATACTCTTCTCAAAAAAGAAGATCCGAGAAAATTACCGAACATAGCGGTTAGGGAACAAAATGGAAAGATGGGAATGTTTTCCAGAGAAGAGAATGCTTCCTTTCCGTTGACTAGTTATCCTTCTCCTTATCTACAAGGATTTGTGCCGGTAGATCCTGCTAGATCCACTTATTTGGAAACCGTAAGAGGATGTAGATCACAATGTACATACTGTTTTTATCCTAAGAGCAGCAATGTACTAAGGACTTTGGATATACCTGAGACGATTAAACTTCTCGCTAACTTAAAAGATAAAGGTGCTAAAGAGTTAGTATTCTTAGACCCGACATTCAACCATCGCCCGGGATTCGAAGAATTTTTAGATGCGATTATAGATGTAAACTCGGACAGGTCCATGACTATGTTCGGAGAATTAAGATCCGAGGGAATTACAGAGAAGATTGCGGACAAACTTGCGTTAGCCGGCTTTAATCGAATTGAACTCGGAATGCAATCCATTAATAAGGAAACCTTAAAGAGAGTAAAACGTTTTGGAAGTCCTGAAAAAGTTGCAGAGGCCGCCAGAATGTTAGCAGATCGAGGAATTGAACTTTTATTGGATCTGATAATAGGACTTCCCGGGGATACTCCGGATGATGTGATGGAAGGGATCGAATTCTTTTATGGCCACGGACTGGGAGAATGGGTCCAAGTATTTCCGTTATCGATCCTGCCAGGAACAGCTATGAGAAAAGACGCGGAATCGGAAGGTTTGATATATCTTCCAAAACCTCCTTATAGAGTGATCCGCACTCCTAATTTTAGTCCGGAAGAGCTTAGTTCGACTTTGTTTCGTTCGGAAGACAGATTGGATAGAAGGTTGGATGAGACTCCTCGAAGTCTATTATCCGATCCTGATCCTAAAGTTCCCGATATATTTTCCTTTTCTCCGGGTTTGTCCGAAAAATTCGGATTAGAAGATTTTTCACTTTCAGGCGCTAGACATGTTTCTATCTGGTGGAGAGGAGATAATTTAGAAAAATCTAAAAAAGAATTCTTTGATAGATTGAATGACAGATTTACCAAAGATCCTTTTGCGGTCACAGACATCGTTTTATATCCTAGATCCACATTCGATCCCGAACTCGTGACGGAGATTATGGAAGAATTTTCCAAAGTCCCTGCATCTTATCTTTCTAGAACTCTCGCTCATAGAGGAGAAAATATGCTGCATAGGATAGTACTCGTACTTCCTTATGGGATCTCTTTTCCTTTGGAATGGGTTTCCGAGATCCGAGAATATATCCCAGTCTTCCAGGAAATGGAATGGGAAGAAGCGGTCCGAAAATCGTCCGAACTCGGGGGAGAATTTCCTGGAGCAAGGATCATTTCTAAAAATGAGAATTCCGCGGCATGGAAAATCTTAAAAGAAAATTCGGATCCAGAGTCAGTTACTTTCGCCGATAGAGTTTTGGAAAAGCGTTGGTGTTGGGAAGTTTTAGGTTACTCGGAGAAGTAG